The Desulfobulbus propionicus DSM 2032 DNA segment AGCGACATCGGATCGTGGATAGTAGTTGGGTCTTTGGCGGCAACGGCTGCCGCGACCGGCACACCAGCTTGGGGACTCGCCGCTCTGGCAGCCGATCAGTTGCTGAAAGCGCCCAAATTACGTGAGATACCGAAATCGATCAAGGCGCTGGCAAAGGAAAGTCAACAACTGAAGCGATCGCCGGTTGGCCTGCTCTTCAAGTACAGCAAGAGAGGGGGCTAACCCCTCGCTCGAGCCGACCCGCTACGGCGTGCAGCTCAACTCGAACGTTAGGAGTCACGATATCTCCTGTAAATAGTGACTTCAACAATCCCTATCCTTTCTCTTGATTATTGGATTAAAATGAGTGTTCGCCCCCATCCCACCAAATCAAAAAGTGAACCTGGGAAATGGTGGGTCATTGATATCGGTCGGGGCAACCAGCGGGAGCGCATCACCTTTAACGGTTCGTACGAAGAGGCCTGGAGGTATGAGCGATCCATACGGCAGCAACCCGACCACTTGGTTGAGGGATCCGCTCCCAAAATAAAGGATGTGGTGACCTTATTCCTTGAATGGTACCGGACGGAGAATTCCATTAACACGGTCAATGATATGCGGTTTTGTCTCGATAATCATATCATTCCTTGGTTCGGTAATTTCCAGCCGAAACAGTTGACCATCGCTCTGTTCAATAAATTCAAGGCGGATTTGCTTGAACGAGGTTTGGCACCTGTCACAATCAACAAGAATATGAGTTACCTTTCCAGCCTGTTGAAATGGGCTTCGGAGCACGGATACTGCCAGCCGTTGGCATTCACCATTCCCAGGTTTTCAAAAAAGAAAACAACAGCCGAACCGGTTCAGCCGTTGACCCGGCGGCAACTGGATGCGCTGTATGAATGCCTGGATCCAGAGTATCGGCTGCTTTTTCTGTTGATGGCGGACCATGGTCTCCGGAAGGAAGAGGCCCTGAATCTGCAGGTTGAAGATATCGACGAAGCGCGAAAGACGATCCGGGTTTATGGGAAGGGGAGTAAGTACAGAATCGTTCCTTTTCTGTCCGTCAGGTTTGAAGAGGAACTGAACAAAGTCCTTTCGGAACGGCTTGAAGGCTTCCTGGTCGTCAATCCGGCAACCGGAAAACCGTATTATTCAATTAGGAAGGTGTTAACCCGGGCAGCGAAAAAGGCGGGATTAAGCCGGCAGGTGTACCACCACCTGCTGCGCCATACTTTTGGATCCCTGGCGGCCGAGGCCGGGATGAACCCTTACGCGTTGCAACGGATCATGGGACACAGCAATATAGAGACAACGAACAAGATCTACACCCATGTCGGCCTCGATTTCGTCGGTGAAGAGGCCCGTAAAATTCGTGAGCAAGGGGTAGGGCAGTGACACGGCGTATCCGTGTCGCATTGTAACATTTTGAAATTAAAAACGATTAAAACGAATTTCTAATTCCTAATCCTGGTGCCGCAGGTTCGAATCCTGCCTGGAGCACCAATAAACAAAGGCCAAAAGCTCAAGAATACAGAGCTTTTGGCCTTTTCTTTTTCGTTGATTTTTACCTATGGTTGGCATAGCTTTGCCCTAACGATTTTGCCACCGGTTGCTCCTTCGTAAGACTTGCCGACAATGATTTTGAACGGCAAAAGAGTTC contains these protein-coding regions:
- a CDS encoding tyrosine-type recombinase/integrase; this translates as MSVRPHPTKSKSEPGKWWVIDIGRGNQRERITFNGSYEEAWRYERSIRQQPDHLVEGSAPKIKDVVTLFLEWYRTENSINTVNDMRFCLDNHIIPWFGNFQPKQLTIALFNKFKADLLERGLAPVTINKNMSYLSSLLKWASEHGYCQPLAFTIPRFSKKKTTAEPVQPLTRRQLDALYECLDPEYRLLFLLMADHGLRKEEALNLQVEDIDEARKTIRVYGKGSKYRIVPFLSVRFEEELNKVLSERLEGFLVVNPATGKPYYSIRKVLTRAAKKAGLSRQVYHHLLRHTFGSLAAEAGMNPYALQRIMGHSNIETTNKIYTHVGLDFVGEEARKIREQGVGQ